The Anaerolineae bacterium region AGCGTGGCTTGAACGCGGCCTGGTAGGTGCCTGATCAATGAACCCTGAGGAGGAGACCATGAAAACCAAAACCTGGTGGGCGCTTTGGCTCGTATGGAGCATCCTCGGCGCGGGGCTGCTGGTGATGGTGGTGCGCGACAAGGGCGTGCCCCCGGCTCCACTGTCGTGGGCCGCGCTGTTGTTGGGGATGGCGCCGCTCATCGGCGCGCAGTTGGCCCTGGGCTCACCGAGGGCGGCGACCGTGGTGCGGGATTGGCTGCAACAAAGCCCCCGCGCCTGGCTGGTGGCGGCTGGGGGGCTGAGCGCCCTCTATCTCGCCTCCAACATCCTCACGCCCGGTTTCGACCCTTACGCGGCCACAATTTTCATCGTGGGCCTGGTCGCGGCGTTGGGCACGCTGCGCCAAATCCAAAAGGGGCAGTCCGGCCTGACCTGGGCCGATGCGCTTGTCTGGCTCTGGCTCTGGATCCCCTTTGACCTACGCTGGAACTACGATTTGTGGCACGGCCCCAAGGGGTTTGCCTACAACTGGTGGGCGGTCATGCTGACCGTGGTGGCGGTCTTGGGTTGGTATGGGCTACGGGAACTGCCGGCGTTCGGCTACCGCCTCACGCCCCGTTGGCGGGATTTAGGCATCGCCGTGGTGGCGACGGTGGTCTTTGCGGCCATCGTCATCCCCTTGGGGCTGGCGGTTCGTTTCCTCACCTTCCCGCCCACGCAGCTCCTGGCGCTGCTGGCCCATTTTGTGGGGCTGTTCCTCACGGTGGCCCTGCCTGAGGAGATGTTCTTTCGCGGCATCCTGCTCCACGGCCTGGATCAGATGAGCACCCGCCGGGGGTGGACGCTGTTTCTCTCGGCGCTGGCCTTTGGCCTCATGCATTGGAACAATGCCGGCGATTTGGGGACTAAAGTGGTCTATGTGGCTCTGGCCACCCTGGCAGGAGTGTTCTACGGCTGGGCTTATCGCAGGAGCGGCAACAACCTGCTCGCCCCCGTGCTGACGCACACCTTTGTCGACCTCATCTGGCGCGTCTTGTTTCAGTAACCGTCTCGGATAGATGCCAACGCCCCCGCTGGACGCCATGAGCCCAGCGGGGGCGAGGTTTTCTCCACAGAATCTCCTATTGTCCGTTACACCACTCGCCAGCGTAGGGGCTGGCCTTCCAGCGCGGCCAGGACCTCCTCGGCGATGTCCACGGCCACACGCTGCTGCGCTTCGGCAGTCTGGGCGCCGATGTGGGGCGTGGCGATCAACCGCGGATGGGCGACCAAGGGGGAGGCGCCGGGCGGCTCGGTGGCGAACACATCCAGCGCCGCGCCGGCCACCTGGCCGCTTTCCAGGGCCTGGAGCAGCGCTTCTTCGTCGATCACCCCGCCGCGAGCCGCACAAACCAGATACACGCCGCGCTTCATCTGAGCGAAGGCTTCGGCGCCGATCATGCCCCGCGTGTCGGGGGTCAGGGGCACGTGCAGGCTGATGAAGTCGGCCTCGGCGTAAAGGGCTTGTGGCGTATCCCTTGGCTCGGCCCCTCGCCGCCGGATCTCCTCGGCCGGGATGAGGGGGTCGTAGCCGATAACGCGCATCCCTAAGGCCGCGGCTTTTTGGGCGACCAGGCTACCGATGCGGCCCATGCCGAAGATGCCTAAGGTCTTGCCCGCCAACTCCACACCCGAAAGTTGCTTCTTCAGCCATTCGCCGCGCTTCATGCTGGCGTCGGCTTCGGGAATGCGCCGGGCCATGGCCAGCATGAGGCCGAGGGTAAGTTCGGCCACCGCGTTGGAGGTGGCCTGGGGGGCGTTGACCACGGTCACCCCGTGGGCTTTGGCGGCTTCCAGGTCGATGTTGTCCACGCCTACCCCGGCGCGGCCAACCACCTTGAGGTTGCGGGCCCCGGCCAGCAAATCCGCCGTCACTTTGGTGCGGCTGCGCATGATGAGGGCATGATAGTCGCCGATGATGTGTTGCAGTTCCTCGGCGGAAATCCCGGCGTGGTCGTCCACCTGAGCACTTTGGGCCAGGCGCTCGCGCCCGGCAGGATGTAGTTTGTCGGCAATGAGCACTTTCCAGGTCATAGGTGCTCCTTTGGGGGGAGAATTGGAGGGCAGATGCCTGCCCGGGGGTGGGGACGGTCCCCGAGGTCCGGTTTCGCACCTTGATTGTACTGCAAATCCCACGGGCTGTAAGCCGGATTTTGGGGAGGAGACCCTCCCCCGGGAAGGGGTCCCCTCTGATATAATCTCGCCATCCCGATAAAGGAGTGTTGTGTGAGCCGTGTGGTCAACCCCAACGCCGTGGGAAAACGGCGCAAGATGTTACTGCAGGTCCTGGCTTTGGCCCTGCGGGAATTGATGACCCAGACTTCTCCTGAGCAGACGACCCGGGATCTGGCGGCCTTTCTCGTGCTGACGCTGGAAGAACTGGCCGCCACGATCCACGAAACCACCGATGCCTGGGAAAAGCGAGGCTATTGGGTCAAAGCCGACCGCTTTCGTCTGGAATGGGAATGGGCCGGGCGCCTGGCGGAGCAGTTGCGCCAGGCGCTGCTCGCGGAAGATTGGGAGGAGGTCTCCCGGGTGGCGGCGGCGTTGTTTGGGCACTTGGGCAGCGTGAAGTTGCCCAAGCGGCAGCGTCCCACTCGCCCGTGGGAAGGGGCCTGGGCGAAGTTCGTCGAGCGGGAAGGGGTCGGATAGCCGCTCAGCGAAACTCGGCGGGCAGATGGGGGAGGTCGATCGTTTCCTCGTCGCACAGGAGCACGGCGCGCTCGATGACATGTCGGAGTTCCCGGAT contains the following coding sequences:
- a CDS encoding CPBP family intramembrane metalloprotease, with product MKTKTWWALWLVWSILGAGLLVMVVRDKGVPPAPLSWAALLLGMAPLIGAQLALGSPRAATVVRDWLQQSPRAWLVAAGGLSALYLASNILTPGFDPYAATIFIVGLVAALGTLRQIQKGQSGLTWADALVWLWLWIPFDLRWNYDLWHGPKGFAYNWWAVMLTVVAVLGWYGLRELPAFGYRLTPRWRDLGIAVVATVVFAAIVIPLGLAVRFLTFPPTQLLALLAHFVGLFLTVALPEEMFFRGILLHGLDQMSTRRGWTLFLSALAFGLMHWNNAGDLGTKVVYVALATLAGVFYGWAYRRSGNNLLAPVLTHTFVDLIWRVLFQ